A section of the Oryza sativa Japonica Group chromosome 1, ASM3414082v1 genome encodes:
- the LOC4327374 gene encoding uncharacterized protein, whose product MSQRAGRHQRRASQSVFVLPENFASLEDVAADVIGGGGAEQRKPAAAADASSEQQPARMQAGRHRRAMSMAVAARDLEMITEDIASYKYGA is encoded by the coding sequence ATGTCGCAGAGAGCCGGGAGGCACCAGAGGAGGGCGTCGCAGAGCGTGTTCGTGCTGCCGGAGAACTTCGCCAGCCTCGAGGACGTGGCGGCGGacgtcatcggcggcggcggcgccgagcagcggaagcccgcggcggcggcggacgcgtcGTCGGAGCAGCAGCCGGCGAGGATGCAGGCGGGGCGGCACCGGCGGGCAATGTCGATGGCCGTGGCGGCCAGGGACCTGGAGATGATCACGGAGGACATCGCCAGCTACAAGTACGGTGCTTAG